Part of the Nicotiana sylvestris chromosome 2, ASM39365v2, whole genome shotgun sequence genome, TTATCTAATGCTAAGCTTTCAAACTttgcttattttgaaaagtattttttgtGTGATGTGTTTtttcaaaaagtacttttggagagtaGTCGGTTGTGTTTGACTAATCGATCTGGAAAATACTTCTCCAATATTAGAGTTGCAATGTGTGCTTGGGCAAGCTTCAAAGAGTTTCTAGGGAGAAGTTATTATTTTCAACTTCTTAAATACAACTTTACTGCTGCTCAAGCGCACTTGATGTTTTCATAAAAGCTTTTGCCAAACACCTCAACTCTCTAATAAGCATTTTCtgtataaaaaaaaagaatttttggcATCTTGGTCAAAAAAGGCTTGGCGTAGTTTAGAACATAGTTTAGAATGCTGGTCGAGAAGTTATATACTATACTATTCGGAAACAAGTTGAGAACTATGTGTGTCCCAAAATAATACTATATTTAGTATAATATCATAGCAAAAAAAAATAGAGTTTTATAATAGCTAATCTGGATGAATAAGTCAAACATAATAGTTAAAATGAGACGTTTACTATCCAACCTATGACATACGTAATGTTTTTGACTTTCTTCCTGTTCCTCTGACAGAATACATTTCCAAGACTGCAAATGGTCCATTTTGCTCCTATCTATCTAATGTGATTTTAGGTTTTAAGCTAACTGCGGATGTAGATGATGGGTTGCATCATGGACCCCTTCAATTAAATCAGTTTTCAACCCTTGTTACAATTAGATATAGATTTGGATAATTATCTTGCTAGCCTTGAGTGCCTTTTTTTTCTGGACAGCAATATGATAACACTCCACCTCTCTCTTTTTCAATATATAGATGATGAATTTCTTACTACCTCTTTGTGTGAGTATGGCACAACTTTAGCACATATGCTGGCACAAAATAGCTTAATATATAGCCATTAATCTtgatcttcccttttctttaacCTTTGTTTCCTTTGATGTTATATAATATTGATACGGCCATCCCACTAAAACATAATAGTGGGTTGGGCATATAAACACGATTACCACTAAGCATAAAGAAACAACTCTATTTTAAAGTTAACCAGAAATTCTTATAGGGTGCAAGGattaagaaaaatctgatttcATGGTGCTTCGGAAAAAACTTTCCACATACTGTTAGAGTCACGAGCGTATGAATTGTAATCTCTTTATATAGTTTTAGACAATCCTTATCTCATGAGTTAGTCTTTATGATCCAGTTAGGAATATAGCGATAGAGTAACGCTCGTGTTGGGAAGTTCTGGAATTCCACGTTGATTAGTGTCATTAGATGACTTTGAATAATGCTCACCTCACGAGCTGGCTTTTCTGCTTTTGTGGTTGAGTAGATCCAATTGAAATTAAATTCTTCCATCTAAGAAAAGTAAAAGGAGTTGAATTCTTCCGATCACCAGTCCACCACCAACCTAGTATTTTGTAGTTTGATCAGCAGAGTTTCTACCTTCAGCCCTTCTCTTAGTAAGAAAAAGAATCCGAAATCACTAATCATGAACATTCTGATTGAGTTTCTTGCACTTTTGGTCTTGTTTTGTCCACCTTGTTTAGCTAAACAAACCAACTTCACTGATTACGCTGCTTTACTAGCATTTAAGTCTAGCCTTTTATTGGAACCTCACAACATTTTGTCCAAAAACTGGACCTCAGAAACACACTTGTGCAGCTGGTATGGagtttcttgcttgaaccagagagTTAGAGGTTTGCAACTTCCTAATTTGGCCATTCAAGGAAGTATTGTTTCAGACATTGGCAACTTGACTCAACTTGCTGTTCTTGATCTTAGTAGCAATGACTTGAACGGCAATTTGCCAAGTGAATTCGGCTTCTTGCAACAACTGAGACTTCTGAATCTGACCGGGAATTCTCTTCAAGGAACCATTCCTCCAAACTTAAGCCGTTGTCACTTACTTCAACAACTTCATTTATCAGATAACATGATCAAAGGAAGTATACCCCAAGAACTTGGCCTTTTAAACCAACTCGGGTTTTTGCGTCTCAACAACAATAACCTCACAGGCAAGATTCCATCTTTATTAGGAAACTTATCAAAGCTAGAATACTTTTATCTACATGAAAATGATGATTTGGAGGGTGAAATACCATCTGAACTAGGTGATCTTTCCAATTTGAAGCTCCTTTCCTTTCCTTTCGTGGCAATAGATTCACTGGTTCAATACCTGCTTCAATTTTCAACATTTCAGGATTGCAAATTGTAGATTTGTCCATAAATACCTTCTCAGGGGAACTTCCAAGTGATTTGGGTAATTATCTTCCTATCTTTGAGCGTCTTTTTCTGGACAGCAATAGGATAACTGAGAAAATCCCTGCTTCTCTATCTAATGAATCAAAGCTTATCTCTTGTTCACTGAAAATGATATGCAAGGAAATATTCCAAGTGAGTTTGGTAAGTTGCATGAATTGGTCTGGTTTGAATTTGAATATAATCGAATTTCTGGTGCCATTCCGTCCAGCTTATTCAATATCTCGTCGCTTGAAATCTTCAAAGCCAGGCATAATTACTTAAATGGACATGTTCCTCATGATCTTGGTACTTGGCTGCCTAATTTGCAGGAGATTTTTCTTTCACACAACCAATTTAGTGGGGATTTACATCTGCAATATGCAATGCCTCAAAGCTTGTGTATCTTGAAGTTGCAAACAATAGTTTTAGTGGACAAATTCCCATGATGTTAGGTAACCTGGTGCACCTTAAGAATCTTAATCTGCAAAACAATTTATTGGGAAACAAGCCTGGAGCCACATATCTTGACTTCCTGAATTCATTGGTAAATTGCAGGAATCTCGAGTACCTAATTCTTGAATCTAATCCTTTGAATGGAATGTTTCCGGAATCAATAGGAAATTTATCAAGCAAAATGAAGGTCCTTCCTGCAGCGAATTGTGGGATTAGAGGCAGTATTCCAATAAGCCTTGGAAACTTAAGTAGCTTGATTTACCTGGGATTAGCAAATAATAACCTTGTCGGTAATGTGCACCCCTCCTTTGTTGGCCTGCAAAACCTGGAAAGGCTGTACCTCACTGGAAATAAATTACAAGGGCCTTTTCCAACTGAACTGTGCAGCATACAAAGATTAGGTGTTTTGCACTTCGGAGAAAACAGAATGTCAGGATCAATACCTTCATGTATTGGTAATCTGACTGAATTAAGAGAAATGTCAATTGCTGCCAACAATTTCAACTACAACTTACCTTCAAGTTTCTGGAGATTAATAAAACTTGACGGTCTGAACTTGTCCAAAAACCTGCTGCATGGTTTTTTACCTTCTGATGTTGGAAACCTGAAAGCAGTGAACATCATGGACCTCTATTTTAATAAGTTTTTTGGTGAAATACCCAATTCCATAGGGTCACTTCAAAATCTAGTTTCACTAGATATGTAAAGAAATGAATTTCAAGGTCCCATGCCAAATACATTTAACAATCTAATAGTTCTTGAGTATTTGGATTTGTCTAGTAATGTTCTAATTGGTATGATTCCCAAGTCTCTCGAGCTATTGCGAGATCTCAAGTATCTCAATGTTTCTTTCAACAACTTGCAAGGAGAAGTTCCAAAGAAAGGGGTATTTGCAAATCTTAGTTACCGATTCTTGATGGGAAATCCAAGACTATGTGGAGCACCTGACTTACATATTCCTTTGTGTCCAGCTCAAGGCAGCAGGACAACAAGAAAAAAGTCTCTTATCCTTGGAACAACAGTACCTGCTGTTTCAACATTTCTTATATTGGTCGCATTGTTTTTCACATGGATGATTTGGTCAAGGAAAAAGCATGTGAAGAGCAAAAATGGATCAGATTCCTCATTCAGAATTGGTCATCAGAAGATCAGTTATTATGAGCTTCTCCAAGCTACTGAAAACTTCAGTCAGTCCAACCTACTAGGAAGTGGAAGTTCCGGTACAGTATACAAGGATAAGTTGTCTGGTGATAATGTCTTCGCAATCAAAGTTTTTGATATGCAATGGCAAGGAGCTTTAAAAGTTTTTGATTCAGAATGTGAAATTTTGAGCAATGTAAGGCACAGGAACTTGGTCAAGATTGTATCAACTTGCTCAAATATGGATTTCGTGGCGATGGTACTGGAGTATATGCCTAATGGAAGCTTAGACAAAAGGTTATACTCCGATAGAAATTGTTTGAGCCTGGTTGAAAGACTCAATATAATGATCGACGTAGCACTGGCCATGGAGTATCTTCATCATGATTATACTGTGCCCATTGTGCACTGCGATCTAAAGCCGGCTAACTTGCTTCTTGATCAGGATCTGATTGCTCATGTGGCAGATTTTGGAATTGCAAAAATGTTGGCACAAGAAGGAAACATTGCTCAAAGCCAAGACTCTGGGAACTATTGGTTATATTGCTCCAGGTATGATAatgtctgtgagcacgtgatttttgttttcgcgacaatcactccaaaagaaacaaaataatagtaGTTTGGTCCTCCTGCACAATTTTTCGGATTTTACGTGACATTTTCGGTATTTATTTGTGATCTTCCCCTTTTGTATTttttatcaaaacaaaatatatgtGTCGTGTGTAAAAATATAAAGTGATGTTATTTTTTAATTGTgtgattaattgtttgtttaatGTTTTTATTAGTATTGTTTAATTTAATTAAGGGATTAAAGAGGAAAATGgatttcggattgggccagtccAATAAGACAAGCCCAAACTAAATTATCCGGTCCAGTCCAGTTCGGCCCCAGGAGtatcccaaacgacgtcgtttgggtcgtgcttgatctgggccgttgatctcagaatgatcaacggccaagatcacatacCCCGTACCCACGAACAGATCCGACCCGTTCTACCCGAACCAACCGTGACCCTTAGTAAGCTAAACGACATCGTTTCAGTTAGACCTtcagatccaggccgttgatcgcgtttgatctaacggccgagatcaagccatccatcccatatataagcttccctctcataccccaccccctatccgaacATCCCTGCCTTTAGGTCATCCCCTCCAACAGACCTAAACCCTTCAGAACcttagccgccccctttcccctcaccattaatcccggcggcatggacgccggtgacccccaccttaacaccatagatgcacctcaccatcctgaacccaaatccatcaaccacttagctcgaatccccttccaccttctcgaatcttcatttgaagattcgagtcggacctcgacttacaccgatctaccccagcttcacaccaggcagtccccggacctccctcgtgaccaaaccatgcttggtttggtccgaatctaaccagggaaacataaatCCCAAATCTGCTTTTAGGAGCCCTAGGGTTCCTCATGACTGATTTGTGTttgtttgagccaagtgattagggtctagtggaccttaatcgaagtgtttctcatttgagaacacttcgattaaagtccgttcaaccctaagaaagattaattcaaatccgagctagggtttgctgatttttcaagattttaggtatttttgttttcttttctatcaGTTCATGAGTTTTGTTGTAATTAAATGTTTGCTTATTGCCCCAAAATGTTAGTTGATTTTTATTTCTGAATTAATTAgtcgactgtgtcctgtccaccttgcccgggcCTTTGCATTTGGTCAAGTCCTTcttcattcactgataatgtgtatatgtgtatgagttgtgcaatcaattgaactttgaaattgactgattaattgattccccagtacaactttttgcttagtcagtacaatttgaattgTATGTTGATACTGTTAGAGTTCTGATCATGGCTTTCgattgtatatgttgtaattagtatagtcgagtcaaTACACATCGTCAATAAGTTCAAAGCTTTGAATGATAATAATTTGATTGGTTTTTCTGTTGAAATCCTACTTAaatcaaattaggaattgagtttaACTACTTATAGTTCTTGTACTTGAATCAGAAATTTAAAGGTCTTGGTCTGTAACTGTAGTCTGAATTggggggcatgtgcacttgtgcacaacatgtgcataaaggacTTTGTtaagattaaaatagtttgacagcatatgctgtcagattatgttcttgctgcccatgtctgcttttagtttaataagccaattaaaagggctgtcaggaatctcatgggaggtttTCATATTTTAatgttgagtggaaaaacagcaagaAAGGAAGGGGTTTCTGATATGTTTAACAAACTAAAAGGGGCTGAAgttaggctataaaaggagagaacTCAGACTGAAAGAGGGGGAGAGACtgaattttaaaaaagaaaaagcacAGACAGATTTGGAGACTGAAAATTGATACTGGATTTTGAAAGGAGAGGAAAACATCGTTGAGGAAAGGCAGAGAGGCGTATACAAACAcataaacaagagagaaaaacatacaaaaatcagaaactgtttcttcctactgTTATTTGGTTTtcatttgttcaacctgttcaatcaattctgatttcttCCAAGTCTCAACTAAGTTATtggttggtttgcattggttgttctcctggatttggtctgtcttggagcCTTGTTTCTACTGCACTGTTTGCTGCTTTTATTTTATTACTGCTTGttccatcggctatagttgcatcttgcactgggatttgttctattgttatctgctgttactgctgctgtttctgtCGCCATTGTTACTCCACTGATTTCTCCTCTTCTTCTGTTatattcaacatccaggtacacatttcctACTGATGTAACCATGAAAGGCATGAATTGAAATATCTGAAGAATTTTTAATAGTCTATTGCTTTGTTTACAGCTTTGCAAATATTGTCAAAGTTGTATAAATTCTTTAATCTGTAGCCTAATAGAaaaacattagtaagtttgtactcaATTGAAACTATTCTGGTCTAAAATTGCGATATGGTTGGTTTAGCAGTACACATGATATAGCCGTATAATTTATGAAATGCGCTATCATTTAGTATAATTATTAATtcattttttagcattttttATGTAAGGTGGACGTTTCTCTTTAATTTCGCAAAAAATACAATACCATTCTAGATTCTCGAGTTTCAACTTCATTAGGCAGTTCATAGGACGAGTTCCAAATATCATTAGTAGCATCCTTTAGTAAGTGGTCTTGATTAATCCTGTTTTAAATGAGTTAAATTTAATTCAAGGAGCGTTTGTAGTAGTTGTAGCGTTTCACCAATATTGTAtgtaattttcatcaaaaataaagTATGTTCCATGAAGTTTAATATCCTTCATTTTTGTAAATAATCAATCAGATTATTAATAAGAGGCCAGGATTAGTTAAGCATGTCATTTAATCAAcatacatttttctttcttttattagagacgaacataatagaaatgtagtcactttaggacgtccttttttttttaaaaaagtaatgAGACGAGTCTCGTCAAACAAAGATacacattgcggggccctcaataattgatcataataaacacataggtttggGATGGACCGTCTAGAAAAGTTcactccttccccaaagataataacgcgttaggctctttaggcgcgacttaattaaattacattcttaaattcgggtgcacattgatgtgacccaaatccaaatctcaacggagtcaagatgtgttaacaactacgggtgcattgattgcgacgtggttcaagatgcattttcacgacattgcaattctataaaaaatggtaataatgaaagcggtttaaacttaataaaagcacataagtcacaacatgtatttaaatcagatatttagccattataacaatttaagcgaccgtgctagaaccacgggattcgagggtgcctaacaccttccctcgggtcaacagaattccttacttagaatttctggttcgcagacttcatttggaaaagtcgaaaatttcctcgatttgggattcaagataaaccggtgacttgggacaccaaaagccaaacctttcccaagtggtgactctgaattaaataaataatcccatttcgaatattgtcacttaaattggaaaaaaccccatcgcgcattttacccttcggggcgggcgcgcaaaaaggaggtgtgacagctctggcgactctgctggggattttctagatccagaaccactggttcagggttaagaattcgagcttagaataattgttattatttggctttatttattatctgattttattacatgttttaactcaaggtgctaaatgatgcttttaccgctttgatattatttgaactatatataaactgtaccgaaacccttctcttcttacctccggggagaagctcgctggtcgagactccctattctgttagtgtcaatacctgaaataagaaagaggccggacaagttacaaagccggacaaTCTCGCGGGTCCCCAGTACGTAGCCCCTTCCTCgactcaagttgtccgctcgggtacacagtctagaacatatacccaggttataaacctagtataacgaaacttcatgccgtatccctagtaggaacgtttatttgcatcatgttgcatttgacataggggactcaacacaggggttgggtccgtctaagacaggcaacctgaaacgaaaagaccatcctgctgtaTCCCattttgttttgcgcatttatttgcttcggatctgcgtgctgaccggttcctaaaaaaaaggaaaacttaaaaaacaaaaatagcagtgtagggagataagtacttattttgaaaaataaaaccaatgtccaagtaatgtcaaaacctcaccggtattttctaagaaaaaataaaatttgtcttttagtttgatttattaaaaccccccccaaaaaaaaaaaaatttattcaaaagggttttaattgattttctctattcacgatgtaccgaactacgccggtttgattctcaccggatgtgagatacgtaggcaacccccatcgggttcaaccccgcTTTTGCTAAGATagccaaaaccaaaaaaaatgatGTGTCAAAATAAGTCAGGTGGTgctgttttatcataaatagccgaatgttcccaaagggacgccgaaaggctgactttgcataaacagccaccctttgggtcatgtttaggatttttgtccaattgacccacacagccttaaaatcttcacccccgaagtgctgaaaggccgtgttcgaaaacttgatcctccttgtaaaatattttgagtcaagttattttgttaaaatcaccttaataaatgtgcaggatgagcacgatgcaaaatgaacatttttcaataatgaccaaaatccctgtcaagttacggctatggtggaatgatttaggtgcTGAGGGGCAAGACGAggtcaagaagtatctgaaaggtctcacgggtttactggaaatcctgcctcgaggggatatcataagagctttgatcacctactgggacccgacacacaatgttttccacttctccgattttgaactcaccccgactctggaagaaatggctgggtacatcggaaatgctgaacttccattaaagCAAGAATACCTGGTCGTCCCAAGGGTCGTCATGGTGCATCGGTTCTTAGATTcactaaagatacccaggacggtccacaacccggatctggctgccggtttttgtactccatgcttcatatatgacaggtacggtcatgaatgaggattcaacaatccgatcAACAAACTGTGTagcaaaggtattcgtcagaagtgggacaagcacaaaCGGGTAGCTTTCATGGTGATGTTTTTGGGCCTTCTgatatttccgaggaaagacgggaatattgatttgaaaatatCTGGGgtagtcagtactttgctcactcaaaacaATAGTGCTCtcgcgcctatgatagtatctgatatctttcgagctctcacagcctgcaaagccggggggaatttcttcgaaggttgtaacttgctgctacaaatgtggatgactgaacatctttgccatcgttccgagctctTGAGCCATAGTTCCTctgagaaaacttgcatagaagaattttacatgaGAACCAAAAAGATCAGTCTGCctaaaggagttatggcatggacctcattccttcaagctcttactgccagtcAAATAcggtggacactgggatggttgcctgttgacgaagtcatatatatgccagcaactagaactcatttcttactaatggggcttaagagcattcaaccttacgcgccctgccgagttttgagacagctcggaagatgccagacagtaccgcatgaggaagatcttagcgctcaaacaattgagataagtcctgacggacagtttccagaagcgaaaatttgccaaatctggagtgagtgtcaatatttgaaatcagatacttacgtgcgggatcgagccaaaggtgagacagcgccaggttaccttgcatggtatagaagggaacatgAGCATGAAAGGCCGTCTAAGAGACctcacatcctgaatttcgccgaatcgtcgcaaaggcagtgggattggttagcaaaagaaagaggctattgcgccgaaatcagcaggttaaagcaacaagtggaaagcctgaaatatgagcacaacgtgcaagttgctaccgatctgggagagcggaacaggttgattcaggaAAATGAAATGcttagagcccagatcaaacagataaggatggatgcggataaacagccaaggtgtcgatcagacgagcagttgataaaaagtctaaaaagtgaagtcagggaatggcaagagggtTTAGAGGAATCTAAAAACGTCacagcagagctcagggcacagtgggatacaagagcagataagcatcgccgatacttgaatcaattgaaaggcgaccacgagaaaactgttgctaaaatgaagagagagatggctacacttgaaatcaaagcagctaatcaggccaaggatttccaaattgagagcagatactgttacgacaTGTTAAGCCAGATGAAACTAGAAGTGCGGCGActaaagaatcagcatatacaggattctcagatattcaagacgtgcagtgatcagataagacgcctactcatagagaagaaacagaccagagataggatcagggccattgcccacgccatcatcagacggtgtttacggtgtgagaacatgaccaacattaccgttctctcagcagtgatgggttatgtcaagcagaccatgcacgagttggagcaacttgaaagggatctcacacctaggaccgcggcgaggccgaatgatgccccgcggccACCAatgttcaaaaccataatgtactcataagtcaagcatCTTCTGCCTATTTttttcccatcagtttgttttagtctatttgagtctaggtttatttataaagtttgctctttcttttgcaaaatgtagtttgtaatacaccgtttcaacaataaaaaggttgcttctttacgctcatttgtgtttttgaactacgtaatgatctgattcacgtggcatcgtgatacataggcaatcctcatcggatccggtcgcggtttaaccaaagagaaaaattgaaaaaaaaagaggggaaaataataaaaagcctaaaagaatgccggaatgacacatgctttcatcgcaaacatgtaggaatccatttaactgtataggtgcatcatgacccaacgtgagattgcctatctgttatttgattcgaattaaccgttcgtttgtcaTTGAGTTCCTTCTAGGTTTTtggaaaaggtggttggtttggtgaaagtctggcctcacactcatactttacgaggtcgaaagggagtgttcaattacctattgttaagacaggaggcagtgctcacacttacttcacaaggtcaaaaggaagtataGAAATGTCTTCGGAGATTCCGTTGCCAACAATCCCTGTTTTCGAGGAAAGTTctatctcggccgtcctcacgcccgaatccgcaactacggaggaaaatagaatcttgcggctacgcatgctggaaatgcttgattactggaataatggaaaagagccaccaagcatcgtccctggattccctgagttattctccaggacaagcgggacttctaatgtccccataagttatcctgctaccccattcggatacccagccatttcagccttctctgctggatcgccctctgaatCTCATCCTCGAGTGTCAACGACAGATGTAAAAACAaatatctttactgcaccaccttgcccgatcacggcacaacctgctgcATACAAGCCGACTTTTGATTCGTCCTCGcttacattccaagccccatctttctcgatggaaccaactaggttcgttaccagcactaatcctccacagcctcagtgcgatcttgcacctgggcaggatcagaaccccag contains:
- the LOC104210079 gene encoding receptor kinase-like protein Xa21, translating into MNILIEFLALLVLFCPPCLAKQTNFTDYAALLAFKSSLLLEPHNILSKNWTSETHLCSWYGVSCLNQRVRGLQLPNLAIQGSIVSDIGNLTQLAVLDLSSNDLNGNLPSEFGFLQQLRLLNLTGNSLQGTIPPNLSRCHLLQQLHLSDNMIKGSIPQELGLLNQLGFLRLNNNNLTGLQIVDLSINTFSGELPSDLGNYLPIFERLFLDSNRITEKIPASLSNESKLISCSLKMICKEIFQVSLWGFTSAICNASKLVYLEVANNSFSGQIPMMLGNLVHLKNLNLQNNLLGNKPGATYLDFLNSLVNCRNLEYLILESNPLNGMFPESIGNLSSKMKVLPAANCGIRGSIPISLGNLSSLIYLGLANNNLVGNVHPSFVGLQNLERLYLTGNKLQGPFPTELCSIQRLGVLHFGENRMSGSIPSCIGNLTELREMSIAANNFNYNLPSSFWRLIKLDGLNLSKNLLHGFLPSDVGNLKAVNIMDLYFNKNEFQGPMPNTFNNLIVLEYLDLSSNVLIGMIPKSLELLRDLKYLNVSFNNLQGEVPKKGVFANLSYRFLMGNPRLCGAPDLHIPLCPAQGSRTTRKKSLILGTTVPAVSTFLILVALFFTWMIWSRKKHVKSKNGSDSSFRIGHQKISYYELLQATENFSQSNLLGSGSSGTVYKDKLSGDNVFAIKVFDMQWQGALKVFDSECEILSNVRHRNLVKIVSTCSNMDFVAMVLEYMPNGSLDKRLYSDRNCLSLVERLNIMIDVALAMEYLHHDYTVPIVHCDLKPANLLLDQDLIAHVADFGIAKMLAQEGNIAQSQDSGNYWLYCSRYDNVCEHVIFVFATITPKETK